In Anoplopoma fimbria isolate UVic2021 breed Golden Eagle Sablefish chromosome 12, Afim_UVic_2022, whole genome shotgun sequence, one DNA window encodes the following:
- the pm20d1.2 gene encoding N-fatty-acyl-amino acid synthase/hydrolase PM20D1.2, protein MTDSGPKLKIFKFLKIITGSLLITVLLLFTIASIRTLSLDVNVGLQLADWEKTNNISLVIGHHQREELLAHFKEAIRIPTVSFSEEESNTTALHEFGKFLRRAFPTVFSSSLVRHELVANYSHLFWVQGSQSDLVPYMLLAHIDVVPASESDGWEAPPFSAKEIDGFIYGRGTIDDKGPLMGILQALEYLLIKGYAPRRGFYIGLGHDEEVSGYKGAMNIVSILKQRGVQLSFVLDEGLAVLDGVISGLEGPAALIGISEKGSATVKLSVFMAPGHSSMPPSETSIGILAAAVKRLEDNPMPRLFGHGPEHGTFEHLAHKFGFPMKFIMSNLWLFAPLLGRVLERKPDTNAFVRTTTAVTMFNAGVKVNIIPSLAEAYVNLRIHSTQSLQEVLDLIQSTVRDQRVKIELVNGFDPLPVSSMDEKSFGFQIIKKTVLDMFPTVTVAPGICIGNTDSRHFKELTNDIYRFSPLWFKPGDAQRFHGINERISKKNYEELVVFYFSLIQNCDIQKLPEPHSSVHEL, encoded by the exons ATGACAGACTCAGGGCCAAAGTTAAAAATATTcaagtttttaaagattataaCAGGCAGTTTGCTCATTACAGTCCTGCTGTTATTCACCATAGCATCTATCAGGACGCTCTCACTGGACGTAAATGTCGGACTTCAACTCGCAGATTGGGAAAAGACGAATAACATCTCGCTTGTCATAGGCCACCACCAGCGAGAGGAGCTCCTCGCGCATTTTAAAG AGGCGATCCGGATCCCCACGGTGTCCTTTTCGGAGGAGGAGAGCAACACCACCGCGCTGCATGAATTTGGCAAGTTCCTCCGAAGAG CCTTCCCGACAGTTTTCTCTTCAAGCTTGGTTCGTCATGAATTGGTGGCCAACTACAGCCACCTGTTTTGGGTGCAAGGATCACAGTCGGACCTGGTGCCGTACATGCTGCTGGCCCACATAGATGTAGTACCTGCCTCAGAATCGGATGGCTGGGAGGCCCCACCATTTTCTGCCAAGGAGATAGATGGCTTCATCTATGGTAGAGGGACCATAGATGACAAGGGCCCTTTAATG GGAATTCTGCAGGCACTGGAGTACTTACTGATAAAAGGCTATGCTCCACGCAGAGGATTTTACATTGGTCTAGGTCATGATGAAGAA gtcagTGGTTACAAGGGGGCAATGAACATAGTGTCTATACTGAAGCAGCGTGGTGTGCAGCTATCGTTTGTCCTGGATGAGGGCCTGGCTGTACTTGATGGTGTCATCAGTGGTCTTGAAGGACCTGCTGCACT AATTGGGATAAGTGAAAAGGGTTCGGCGACTGTAAAGCTCAGTGTGTTTATGGCCCCTGGTCACTCCTCAATGCCTCCCAGTGAGACCAGCATTGGGATCTTGGCTGCAGCAGTCAAAAG ACTAGAGGATAACCCTATGCCAAGATTATTTGGTCATGGGCCTGAACATGGAACATTTGAGCATCTGGCCCACAAG ttcgGATTCCCAATGAAGTTCATAATGTCAAATTTGTGGCTGTTTGCCCCACTCTTAGGCAG GGTACTTGAAAGAAAACCAGACACAAATGCTTTTGTAAGGACAACCACAGCAGTCACCATGTTTAATGCAGGAGTTAAG GTGAATATCATCCCATCCCTTGCTGAAGCTTATGTGAATTTACGAATCCACTCAACTCAGTCCCTACAAGAG GTCCTGGACCTAATCCAGTCAACAGTGCGGGACCAACGAGTGAAGATAGAGCTTGTTAATGGATTTGACCCCTTGCCTGTGAGCTCCATGGATGAGAAGTCCTTTGGCTTCCAGATCATTAAGAAAACTGTGTTGGACATGTTTCCAACAGTTACAGTTGCTCCAG gtaTCTGTATTGGGAACACAGACAGTCGTCATTTCAAAGAACTGACGAATGATATTTATCGCTTCAGCCCTCTCTGGTTTAAACCAGGTGATGCTCAAAG atTCCATGGCATCAATGAACGGATTTCGAAAAAGAACTACGAGGAACTTGTAGTATTTTACTTCAGTCTGATTCAAAACTGTGACATTCAGAAGCTCCCTGAGCCTCACAGCTCTGTCCACGAACTCTAA